In the genome of Prosthecobacter algae, one region contains:
- a CDS encoding Amuc_1098 family type IV pilus outer membrane protein, translating into MKKKQIALMVALAAPMVAMPAFAGEGGANVPGIAEREIARRAARIEDARQAMEKGDELFAKGEYEAALAQYRSAKDILDQLPNAPFIQDWRDLANLKFADCAIVVAREKAKIGDYVAAQKLIDEAQLAVPGHKGAKVFAKHLSDPDRWPPALTPQHVENVSKVEKGLLLANSSLEIGDYDKALLQFEDVVRIDPYNSAARRGMEKVEQKRGEYFDTARDHQRARMLNMVNEAWEYKPPVRGLVIDPVATGGIEPTVYLTRKMQEIVFPQVQFSGASIEEAVEFLRVKSRDLDVNESDPAKKGVNIILKAGDAPVTASISLDLKDVPMVEALRYVTELAGMKYKVEPFAVLIVPVSETTAEQYTRIYRVNPDFLSLGGSGGAAAAPAASADPFAAGGGGAAPASNLIQRATAIDILKSQGIQFPEGASAVFNPVTSQLIVKNTQPNLDLVEAFVDANRSQGPKQIYITSKFVEVSQKNTDELGFDWLLGAIGEGNAVQGGGGSDGNSGLDSSTIGYPGNIANMIATGSISPVTRSLRTGSNAISGNAIDAQINGLSAVPEAPGVFSVAGVLTDPQFALVIRAMSQRKGVDLMSAPSVTTKAGQRATIEVIREFIYPTEFDPPQIPTNVGATNGGNGGGSSAIPVTPTTPTAFEMKPVGVRMEVDPTVGADGYTIDLNLAPEVTEFDGFVNYGSPIYSVAGGNPILDVFGNIIGFLPSTRVELTPNIINQPVFSIRKVQTAVTIWDGQTVVLGGLIREDVQDVEDKIPVLGDLPFVGRLFKSQVEDHFKRNLMIFVTAKLIDPAGQAINPNMQGSQASTDAGPSSGLLPAVSGN; encoded by the coding sequence ATGAAGAAAAAACAAATCGCCCTGATGGTCGCTCTCGCAGCACCCATGGTAGCCATGCCCGCCTTCGCAGGTGAGGGTGGTGCAAATGTCCCTGGTATCGCTGAACGGGAAATCGCCCGTCGTGCGGCCAGAATCGAAGATGCACGTCAGGCCATGGAGAAGGGTGATGAGCTTTTTGCCAAAGGAGAATATGAGGCGGCCCTTGCCCAGTATCGCTCGGCCAAAGACATCCTTGATCAGCTTCCAAACGCTCCTTTCATTCAGGATTGGCGCGACCTCGCCAACCTCAAGTTTGCTGATTGCGCCATCGTCGTCGCCCGTGAAAAGGCCAAAATCGGTGACTATGTCGCAGCCCAGAAGTTGATCGACGAAGCCCAGCTCGCGGTTCCTGGTCATAAAGGTGCCAAAGTCTTCGCCAAGCATTTGTCTGATCCAGACCGCTGGCCGCCAGCCCTCACGCCTCAGCACGTCGAAAACGTCAGCAAGGTGGAAAAAGGTCTCCTGCTTGCCAACAGCTCCCTTGAAATCGGTGACTACGATAAGGCTCTTCTCCAGTTCGAAGACGTTGTTCGTATCGATCCTTACAACTCCGCTGCCCGTCGTGGCATGGAGAAGGTCGAACAAAAGCGCGGCGAATACTTCGACACCGCCCGCGATCATCAGCGTGCCCGCATGCTGAACATGGTCAACGAAGCCTGGGAATATAAACCCCCGGTTCGTGGCCTGGTCATCGACCCTGTCGCTACTGGCGGCATCGAGCCCACCGTTTACCTGACTCGCAAGATGCAGGAAATCGTCTTCCCGCAGGTCCAGTTCTCTGGTGCTAGCATTGAAGAAGCCGTGGAGTTCCTTCGCGTGAAGAGCCGTGACTTGGACGTCAATGAGTCCGATCCAGCCAAGAAGGGTGTGAACATCATCCTCAAGGCTGGCGACGCTCCTGTCACCGCCTCCATCAGCCTTGACCTCAAGGACGTGCCGATGGTCGAAGCCCTTCGTTATGTCACCGAACTCGCTGGCATGAAATACAAGGTGGAGCCTTTCGCGGTTCTCATCGTTCCTGTTTCTGAAACCACCGCTGAGCAATACACTCGCATCTACCGGGTGAATCCAGACTTCCTCAGCCTCGGTGGCAGTGGTGGTGCAGCCGCAGCACCTGCTGCATCTGCCGATCCATTCGCAGCAGGTGGTGGTGGTGCAGCTCCGGCTTCCAACCTCATCCAGCGTGCAACCGCCATCGACATCCTGAAGTCCCAGGGCATTCAGTTCCCAGAAGGCGCTTCCGCTGTCTTCAACCCGGTGACTTCCCAGCTCATCGTCAAGAACACCCAGCCTAACTTGGATCTCGTCGAAGCCTTTGTGGACGCCAACCGTTCCCAGGGACCGAAGCAGATCTACATCACTTCGAAGTTTGTCGAAGTCTCCCAGAAGAACACCGATGAACTCGGCTTCGACTGGCTCCTGGGTGCCATTGGTGAAGGCAATGCCGTTCAGGGCGGCGGTGGTTCCGACGGCAACTCCGGCCTCGATTCCTCAACCATCGGTTATCCTGGCAACATCGCCAACATGATCGCCACGGGTTCCATCTCCCCAGTCACTCGCAGCCTCCGCACTGGCAGCAACGCCATCAGCGGCAATGCCATCGACGCCCAGATCAACGGTCTTTCCGCTGTGCCTGAAGCTCCTGGCGTGTTCAGCGTCGCAGGTGTCCTTACTGACCCTCAGTTCGCTCTCGTCATTCGTGCCATGTCCCAGCGCAAAGGCGTTGACCTCATGAGCGCCCCGAGCGTGACCACCAAAGCTGGCCAGCGTGCTACCATCGAAGTGATTCGCGAATTCATCTATCCGACGGAGTTCGATCCACCGCAGATCCCGACCAACGTCGGTGCAACCAACGGTGGCAATGGCGGTGGTTCCAGCGCCATCCCGGTGACTCCAACCACGCCAACCGCCTTCGAAATGAAGCCTGTGGGTGTGCGCATGGAAGTGGATCCGACCGTTGGTGCCGATGGTTACACCATTGACCTCAACTTGGCTCCTGAAGTGACTGAATTCGATGGCTTCGTGAACTACGGCAGCCCGATCTACAGCGTCGCTGGTGGCAACCCCATCCTTGACGTCTTCGGCAACATCATCGGCTTCCTGCCTTCGACCCGTGTGGAACTTACCCCGAACATCATCAATCAGCCTGTGTTCTCCATCCGTAAGGTGCAGACCGCAGTCACGATCTGGGATGGCCAGACGGTGGTTCTCGGCGGCCTGATCCGTGAAGACGTCCAGGACGTCGAAGACAAGATCCCTGTGCTGGGTGACCTGCCTTTCGTGGGCCGTCTCTTCAAGTCCCAAGTGGAAGACCACTTCAAGCGTAACCTCATGATCTTCGTGACGGCCAAGCTGATTGACCCTGCTGGCCAGGCCATCAATCCAAACATGCAGGGCTCCCAGGCTTCGACGGATGCAGGTCCTTCCAGTGGTCTGCTTCCTGCGGTGAGCGGAAACTAA
- a CDS encoding Amuc_1100 family pilus-like protein, translated as MSWIQQNKLPAAILGITAAGAAGLGYMLFSAYSSYSTTLEQFDTVNNSLASLKSAVLAPTPENLEIKQAKVKEFTDISSKLTLVLNTMQAETQAKPTTDTEFQAKLKTKIADSRKLAAERGMGLPAVYNLAFDRYTSELPKSNEIATDLSGYLDAVDQIVAAFASVGVKQVEMIERSELDAEKAEAAKPATGAAKKGPQARPGTAAAPKLSERRQVRAMLTLDQAALQMLMSKLASPSEMPYFTVVRLLRIENERQVGPLRAETNILPPPTINPDAPAPLAPPAGDGKEAPPAAAVPAVEDAIAVLGNEKLRVFMEIDLVYFLNTQTASTGTR; from the coding sequence ATGAGTTGGATCCAACAAAACAAATTGCCTGCTGCCATTCTTGGCATCACGGCAGCCGGCGCGGCAGGTCTGGGCTACATGCTCTTCTCCGCATACTCAAGCTACAGCACCACCCTGGAGCAGTTTGACACGGTCAATAACAGCCTCGCCTCGCTGAAAAGCGCCGTCTTGGCTCCTACTCCCGAAAATCTGGAGATCAAGCAAGCCAAGGTGAAGGAGTTCACCGATATCTCCAGCAAGCTTACCCTGGTGCTCAACACCATGCAGGCGGAGACCCAGGCCAAGCCGACCACGGACACCGAGTTTCAGGCCAAGCTGAAGACCAAGATTGCGGATTCTCGCAAGCTGGCTGCTGAGCGCGGCATGGGCCTCCCTGCTGTGTACAATTTGGCTTTCGATCGCTATACAAGCGAACTGCCGAAATCCAACGAGATCGCGACCGACCTCTCCGGTTACTTGGATGCGGTGGATCAGATCGTCGCTGCCTTCGCCTCTGTCGGCGTCAAGCAGGTGGAGATGATTGAGCGTTCGGAGTTGGATGCTGAAAAAGCTGAGGCTGCCAAACCCGCCACAGGTGCCGCCAAAAAAGGCCCTCAGGCCCGTCCTGGTACGGCCGCTGCCCCCAAGCTGTCCGAGCGCCGTCAGGTACGGGCCATGCTCACGCTGGACCAGGCGGCTCTTCAGATGTTGATGAGCAAGCTCGCCAGCCCTTCGGAGATGCCTTACTTCACTGTCGTGCGTCTTCTTCGCATCGAAAATGAACGCCAGGTCGGGCCTCTCCGTGCTGAAACTAACATCCTGCCTCCGCCAACGATCAATCCAGATGCTCCGGCTCCTCTGGCACCGCCAGCAGGTGATGGCAAGGAAGCTCCTCCTGCCGCCGCTGTTCCAGCCGTGGAAGACGCCATCGCTGTTCTCGGTAATGAGAAGCTGCGGGTCTTCATGGAAATCGATCTGGTGTATTTCTTGAATACTCAAACTGCCAGCACTGGCACCCGGTGA
- a CDS encoding Amuc_1102 family pilus-like protein, whose protein sequence is MMKIYIALATLAFGISAASAQAPAVKVDGGKLAINPIQTPQFSAGNVGEKRWRPKDWLEVDMPFKIKLPSSAGRNASLESMTVSFYIGLNAQTKDGKNEVVKGTFNYVDIPEGQDCHALAYVTPATLRRLLQKDGFTSADIRAWGYEILVSGQRVGGDSSVTGTAWWEKTDNLSINDGVMLSKTETPFGILWGDYDVSAKKQ, encoded by the coding sequence ATGATGAAAATCTACATTGCTCTCGCCACCCTCGCGTTCGGTATCAGCGCAGCCAGCGCTCAGGCTCCAGCCGTCAAAGTGGATGGCGGCAAGCTTGCGATCAATCCCATCCAGACACCCCAGTTCTCTGCGGGCAATGTGGGTGAAAAGCGCTGGCGTCCAAAGGATTGGCTGGAAGTGGACATGCCTTTTAAGATCAAGTTGCCTTCCTCGGCGGGTCGCAATGCCAGCCTGGAGTCCATGACCGTGAGTTTTTACATCGGTCTCAATGCCCAGACCAAAGATGGAAAAAATGAAGTGGTGAAAGGCACCTTCAACTATGTGGACATTCCTGAAGGGCAAGATTGCCATGCCTTGGCTTATGTCACGCCAGCCACGCTGCGCCGTCTGCTTCAGAAAGACGGCTTTACCTCCGCCGATATCCGGGCTTGGGGATATGAAATCCTCGTCTCCGGTCAGCGCGTCGGTGGAGACTCCAGCGTCACCGGCACTGCTTGGTGGGAAAAAACCGACAACCTTTCCATCAATGATGGTGTGATGCTCTCCAAGACGGAAACGCCCTTTGGCATCCTCTGGGGCGACTACGATGTGAGTGCCAAGAAGCAGTAA
- a CDS encoding sulfatase: MFRLIVSLVLGFTPLLLAADSPNVVVIFMDDMGYADVGCFGAKGYPTPNIDRLAQEGRKFTNFHVPQPVCSASRAGLLTGCYPNRIGIHGALSPKATHGLAAQEMTLAEVAKQKGYATAAVGKWHLGHLPPFLPTRHGFDEYYGLPYSNDMWPFHPEAKPGSYPKLPLYENDRIVDADVTPEDQTRLTTDYTTRAVSFIERHKAKPFFLYLAHSMVHVPLYVSEKFNGKSGKGLYADVMMEVDWSMGQIMETLEKNGLKDNTWIIFTSDNGPWLSYGDHAGSAGLLREGKGTVWEGGTRVTSIMRWPARIPAGSTSDAMMMTLDILPTLASVLGAALPPHPIDGKNVLPLITGDSGAKNPHDFYAFYYHQNELQALTSGDGQWKIIFPHTYRSLGDQAPATGGKPVKYRPEKVQAPELYDLYADLGESKNVATAHPDQIARLEAYAATVREELGDSLKKQPKGTGSRQAGKNAAK, from the coding sequence ATGTTTCGCCTTATTGTCTCCCTTGTCCTCGGTTTCACCCCCCTGCTGCTGGCGGCAGACTCGCCCAATGTTGTGGTCATTTTCATGGATGACATGGGCTACGCCGATGTCGGCTGTTTCGGGGCCAAGGGCTACCCCACGCCTAACATTGACCGCCTAGCTCAGGAAGGGCGTAAGTTTACCAACTTTCACGTCCCCCAACCCGTCTGCAGCGCCTCCCGCGCAGGCCTGCTCACCGGCTGTTATCCAAACCGCATCGGCATCCACGGCGCCCTCTCGCCCAAGGCCACCCACGGCCTGGCTGCCCAGGAAATGACCCTAGCCGAAGTCGCCAAACAAAAAGGCTATGCCACCGCCGCCGTCGGCAAATGGCACCTGGGCCATCTGCCGCCCTTCCTGCCCACTCGTCATGGCTTCGATGAATACTACGGCCTGCCGTACTCCAATGACATGTGGCCCTTTCATCCCGAGGCCAAGCCCGGCAGCTACCCCAAGCTGCCCCTGTATGAAAATGACCGCATCGTGGATGCCGATGTGACACCGGAGGACCAGACGCGCCTAACCACAGATTACACCACGCGTGCCGTTAGCTTCATTGAGCGTCATAAGGCCAAGCCCTTCTTTCTCTACCTCGCTCACAGCATGGTCCACGTCCCCCTCTACGTGAGTGAAAAGTTTAACGGCAAGTCTGGCAAAGGCCTCTATGCCGATGTGATGATGGAGGTGGACTGGTCCATGGGCCAGATCATGGAAACCCTGGAGAAAAACGGCCTGAAGGACAATACCTGGATCATCTTCACCTCGGACAATGGCCCATGGCTCAGCTATGGCGACCATGCAGGCTCCGCTGGCCTGCTCCGTGAGGGCAAAGGCACCGTCTGGGAGGGCGGCACCCGGGTCACCAGCATCATGCGCTGGCCCGCCCGCATCCCCGCAGGCAGCACCAGCGATGCCATGATGATGACCCTCGACATCCTGCCCACCCTGGCCTCCGTGCTCGGGGCTGCACTGCCACCGCACCCCATTGATGGCAAAAACGTCCTCCCCCTCATCACTGGCGATTCCGGCGCGAAGAACCCCCACGACTTCTACGCCTTCTATTATCATCAAAACGAGCTCCAGGCTCTCACCAGCGGCGACGGCCAGTGGAAAATCATTTTTCCTCACACCTACCGCAGCCTGGGAGATCAGGCCCCCGCCACCGGGGGCAAGCCTGTCAAATATCGCCCCGAAAAGGTCCAGGCACCGGAGCTCTATGACCTCTATGCAGACCTGGGCGAGTCAAAAAACGTCGCCACAGCCCACCCAGACCAGATCGCCCGTCTGGAAGCCTATGCCGCGACCGTCCGTGAAGAGTTGGGCGACAGCCTGAAAAAGCAGCCAAAGGGCACGGGCAGTCGTCAGGCGGGCAAAAATGCCGCTAAATAA
- a CDS encoding Amuc_1099 family pilus-like system protein — protein sequence MQNRNGNYEKVLLGITAVIALGVAGYLVWSSQSFSERLVRRPGSSKNDPGQPPTALINQTLKLLTEKTTWISPVIKGKPVPLNKSVLLVKKGDQLYDLQLEDPQLRPPMTNSYLVSNDLPNILSPNVGDLDADSDGFSNLEEFNKKTNPRDDKSHPPFTDKLVLKRRITFDYVIKLNSSSPPFQVQRLTPEPKVSKFVSPGEEFGFDKGVVRFQVKAFTPKKVADPAVGEKDVSELVMLDKSSNKEFTLVRGSETNLAEYEAEFEFILGERPTRTVKKGDTFQIPGIGSTYRLLEIEETSAVIQPVDGGESITVTKP from the coding sequence ATGCAGAACAGGAATGGGAATTATGAAAAAGTCCTCTTGGGCATCACTGCGGTGATCGCCCTGGGCGTTGCGGGTTACCTTGTCTGGTCCAGTCAGAGCTTCAGCGAGCGCTTGGTGCGCCGCCCCGGCAGTTCTAAAAACGACCCCGGCCAGCCACCCACGGCATTGATCAATCAGACGCTCAAGCTTCTGACGGAAAAGACCACTTGGATCTCTCCCGTCATCAAAGGCAAGCCCGTCCCGCTGAACAAATCAGTGCTTCTGGTGAAAAAGGGCGACCAGCTTTACGATCTTCAGCTTGAAGATCCGCAGCTTCGCCCGCCGATGACGAACTCCTACCTCGTCTCTAACGATCTGCCCAACATCCTCTCCCCTAACGTGGGTGACTTGGATGCTGACTCGGATGGCTTCTCCAACCTGGAAGAGTTCAACAAAAAGACCAATCCTCGCGACGACAAAAGCCACCCTCCTTTCACGGACAAGCTGGTCCTCAAGCGCCGCATCACCTTTGATTACGTCATCAAGCTCAACAGTAGCTCGCCACCCTTCCAGGTTCAGCGTCTGACGCCTGAGCCGAAAGTGAGCAAGTTCGTTTCCCCGGGTGAAGAGTTTGGTTTCGATAAAGGTGTGGTCCGTTTCCAGGTCAAAGCTTTCACTCCCAAAAAGGTGGCGGATCCTGCCGTGGGCGAAAAAGATGTGTCAGAGCTGGTCATGCTCGACAAATCTTCTAACAAGGAATTCACCCTGGTCCGTGGCAGCGAAACCAACCTTGCCGAATACGAGGCCGAATTCGAATTCATCCTCGGTGAACGTCCGACACGGACGGTGAAAAAGGGCGACACCTTCCAGATTCCAGGCATTGGCAGCACCTACCGCTTGCTCGAAATCGAAGAGACCAGCGCGGTGATCCAGCCTGTTGACGGCGGCGAATCCATCACTGTGACCAAACCTTAA
- a CDS encoding Amuc_1101 family PilM-like pilus complex protein, with translation MADSKSIAVLNLGSQRLSGAIFSKSGGDLVLKKYEFLDMSGDPTVDASRIPQLKVGVQEIASRLKLKGNPVNYAVAGHTVFSRFVKLPPVQGDRMDQIVEFEARQNVPFPINEVIWDYEVVSELGETEVIIVAIKSDSLNETNDTVAEAGLKTNCVDLAPLALFNAFRYSYPDVDEPAVIIDLGARSTNLVFVEDGRFFTRNVLVGGAAITNAIAKEFSISFGEAEQQKVAVGFVAQGGAVEEHSDPAIAALSKVIRNAATRLHGEIMRTINYYRTQQGGSQPKRIFVCGGGALLGNMTLFLEEKLKLPVEIFNPLRGVQVDRGVNAEAAAADAPFLSELVGLGLRSAGGCPSEIELVPEVVANARDAKRRAPALVIAGVCLWSALGAGMLYFQNAERVTQEQLSTMQQENNRLMALTNQIKQQDALLAQSISLVTPLAEAVGDRAYWVRMLNAINNAFDNDLIWLTVVEPLKDGKPITPALFGQEESAVDSNIKPVPGKPVYELRLQGLYRKNDEGEQVVYRFASALAKMSYFSAEKFEEKRANYVSAESGVEEDRYAYKFNIKLPLQQPIKFTN, from the coding sequence ATGGCAGACAGCAAAAGCATAGCGGTCCTGAATCTCGGCTCTCAGAGATTGTCAGGTGCCATTTTTAGCAAATCCGGGGGCGATCTTGTGCTGAAAAAGTACGAGTTTCTCGACATGAGCGGTGATCCAACTGTGGACGCCTCGAGAATCCCCCAGCTCAAGGTGGGCGTGCAAGAAATTGCCTCCCGTCTCAAGCTTAAAGGCAACCCCGTCAACTACGCCGTCGCAGGCCACACTGTCTTCTCGCGCTTCGTCAAGCTGCCGCCTGTCCAGGGCGACCGCATGGACCAGATCGTCGAGTTTGAGGCCCGCCAAAACGTACCTTTCCCGATCAATGAGGTCATCTGGGACTACGAAGTCGTCTCCGAATTGGGTGAAACCGAGGTGATCATCGTCGCCATCAAATCGGATTCCCTCAATGAGACCAATGACACCGTTGCTGAGGCTGGTTTGAAGACCAACTGCGTTGACCTTGCGCCGCTTGCCCTCTTCAATGCCTTCCGCTACAGCTACCCGGATGTGGATGAGCCTGCCGTGATCATTGATCTCGGTGCCCGCTCCACCAACCTTGTTTTTGTCGAAGACGGCCGCTTCTTCACCCGCAACGTTCTCGTCGGTGGCGCTGCCATCACCAACGCGATTGCCAAGGAATTCAGCATCAGCTTCGGCGAGGCCGAACAGCAGAAAGTCGCCGTTGGTTTCGTCGCCCAGGGCGGCGCGGTCGAGGAACATTCCGATCCTGCTATTGCCGCCCTTTCCAAGGTCATCCGCAATGCCGCCACCCGTCTCCACGGTGAGATCATGCGCACCATCAATTACTACCGCACCCAGCAGGGCGGTTCCCAGCCGAAGCGCATCTTCGTCTGCGGGGGTGGTGCTCTCCTAGGCAACATGACCCTGTTCCTTGAGGAAAAGCTCAAGCTGCCGGTGGAAATTTTCAATCCTCTGCGCGGTGTGCAGGTGGACCGCGGCGTCAATGCCGAAGCGGCTGCCGCAGACGCCCCTTTCCTTTCAGAGCTCGTCGGCCTCGGCCTTCGCTCTGCTGGTGGCTGCCCATCGGAAATTGAACTGGTGCCGGAAGTCGTGGCCAATGCCCGCGATGCCAAGCGTCGCGCTCCTGCCCTCGTCATCGCCGGCGTCTGCCTCTGGTCCGCCCTCGGTGCTGGCATGCTTTATTTCCAGAATGCCGAGCGCGTCACCCAGGAGCAGCTCTCCACCATGCAGCAGGAAAATAATCGGCTCATGGCGCTGACCAATCAGATCAAGCAGCAGGACGCCCTGCTCGCCCAGTCCATCTCCCTGGTCACCCCCTTGGCCGAGGCTGTTGGCGACCGCGCCTACTGGGTGCGCATGCTCAACGCCATCAACAACGCCTTCGACAACGACCTCATCTGGCTCACCGTCGTGGAGCCTCTGAAAGATGGCAAGCCCATCACCCCGGCCCTCTTTGGGCAGGAAGAGAGCGCGGTGGATTCCAACATCAAGCCTGTCCCTGGCAAGCCCGTTTACGAACTCCGCCTCCAGGGCCTGTATCGTAAAAACGACGAGGGTGAGCAGGTTGTCTATCGCTTCGCCAGTGCCCTGGCCAAGATGAGCTACTTCTCCGCAGAGAAGTTCGAAGAAAAACGCGCCAATTACGTGAGCGCCGAAAGTGGTGTCGAAGAAGACCGCTACGCCTACAAATTTAACATCAAGCTGCCCCTTCAGCAGCCCATCAAATTCACAAACTGA